One window of Centropristis striata isolate RG_2023a ecotype Rhode Island chromosome 21, C.striata_1.0, whole genome shotgun sequence genomic DNA carries:
- the LOC131959922 gene encoding tissue-type plasminogen activator-like has protein sequence MRTARTICALICTLAVLTAPAAGSVRGKRGWSPDFSSSSSSSSSSSSSSSSSFSSSFSFSSSFESSGGICLNGGSSMPSLTTGEHMFCLCAEGFEGSSCETAKGSGCYEGVGLYYRGTAAKSESGRTCEEWDSDTRGRYMTTDVNAGRHNYCRNLLYKRRPWCYVWKQQKLTWEYCNIPRCGVESFPAPPTPAPPTLAPPTQPQPAAESTCGQRSRRIQAKIVGGTVATVEAHPWFAAIFWRSKTKERMLRCGGSLISACWVLSAAHCFPDGNHTKPRRFSVILGKNVINESDPAVEQSFKVEQIILHAGFDNSDNDYNNDIALLKLKARRGRCAEESRSVRSVCLPPPLQSLQPGVGCEIAGYGKEKYGLWYKSQYLREAQVNVLALDVCRQEDYYGNMISDNMFCAGRPDWSQDACEGDSGGPLVCEVGSRLFLFGVVSWGDGCAKEKRPGVYTKVTNYNRWIEEKTGLPAIANGAMFPQK, from the exons ATGAGGACAGCGAGAACAATCTGTGCTTTAATCTGCACGCTGGCAGTTCTGACAGCTCCTGCAGCG ggctctgtgagaggaaaaagaggatGGTCTCCtgatttttcctcctcctcctcttcctcctcttcttcttcttcttcttcgtcctcttctttttcttcgtCCTTTTCCTTCTCGTCCTCCTTTGAGAGTTCAG GAGGGATCTGTCTGAACGGAGGCAGCTCCATGCCGTCCCTCACCACCGGGGAACACATGTTCTGTTTGTGTGCTGAAGGATTTGAGGGGAGCAGCTGTGAAACAG CGAAAGGCTCTGGGTGCTACGAGGGCGTGGGTCTGTACTACAGAGGCACCGCGGCTAAATCAGAGAGCGGACGGACGTGTGAGGAGTGGGACTCTGACACCAGGGGGCGCTACATGACGACTGATGTCAACGCAGGGAGACACAACTACTGCAG gAACCTGTTGTACAAGCGGCGCCCGTGGTGCTACGTGTGGAAACAGCAGAAGCTGACGTGGGAGTATTGTAATATTCCTCGCTGTGGCGTTGAGTCGT TTCCGGCCCCACCCACGCCGGCCCCGCCCACCCTGGCCCCGCCCACGCAGCCGCAGCCAG CTGCTGAGTCCACATGTGGCCAGCGCTCCCGGAGGATTCAGGCGAAGATCGTGGGAGGAACAGTTGCCACGGTGGAAGCCCACCCATGGTTCGCTGCCATATTCTGGCGCAGTAAGACCAAGGAGAGGATGCTGCGGTGCGGGGGGAGTCTGATCTCAGCCTGCTGGGTCCTCTCAGCTGCTCACTGCTTCCCCGACGG CAACCACACCAAGCCTCGCCGCTTCTCCGTCATCCTGGGGAAGAACGTGATAAACGAGAGCGACCCGGCCGTGGAGCAGAGCTTCAAGGTGGAGCAGATCATCCTGCACGCCGGCTTCGACAACAGCGACAACGACTACAACAACGACATCG ctctgctgaAGCTGAAGGCGCGGCGGGGGCGGTGTGCCGAGGAGAGCCGCTCGGTGAGGAGCGTCTGTCTGCCGCCGCCGCTGCAGAGCCTGCAGCCCGGGGTTGGCTGCGAGATCGCCGGCTACGGGAAAGAGAAATACG GCTTGTGGTACAAGTCTCAGTACCTGCGGGAGGCTCAGGTGAACGTCCTCGCCCTCGATGTGTGCAGACAGGAGGATTATTACGGAAACATGATCAGTGATAACATGTTTTGCGCGGGACGTCCCGACTGGAGCCAGGACGCCTGCGAG GGAGACTCCGGAGGGCCGCTGGTGTGCGAGGTGGGCAGCAGGCTCTTCCTGTTCGGGGTGGTCAGCTGGGGCGACGGCTGCGCCAAAGAGAAGCGCCCCGGCGTCTACACCAAGGTCACCAACTACAACCGCTGGATAGAGGAGAAGACGGGGCTGCCCGCCATCGCTAACGGAGCCATGTTCCCCCAGAAGTGA